The window ATATCTTGCTTGCCTAAACCATTTACAGTTTCAATAGTCACCCTTGTCTGCTAGCTACCCCCTGTCACATCGCTTCATGCTTGGGGGTGGCTACCTGAAACCCCTGACAGAGCCTGCTAGCCTCAAAACTGCAGAGATTGATTCGGACGCTCAAGCCCAGCTTGCCTGGGTGACTGACGATTTACTACTGCACTACCAGCGTTGCTCTCGGCGAGCCTATCTAGATGTCCATGGCGATCGCACGTTAGCCGATCCCCCCAGCGATTACCTGCAAAAGATTCGGCAAGATAGCAGCGGACATCGGAGTGCTGTATTAGATGATTACGCCCCCCTACACAGACCCGAATACCCCGTGAAGGATTGGCGTCAAGGGGCTCAGGCAACCGTTGCCCTCATGGCCAAGGGGGTTGAGCATATCGTAGGCGGGGTAGTCATCAACCACATCGGGCACAACGTCTATTTGGTGAGTCGTCCCGATTTATTGATCAAACAGGCGGGGTGGTCTCTTTGGGGCAACTGGCAGTATGCCCCCATCGATATCAAGTTGGGCAAAAAGCCGAAACTTGATTATCAAATCGTCGCTACTTACCATGCCTACGTGTTAGCTCAAGTACAGGGGAACTGGCCCCGAGAGAGCTGGCTGGCTTTGCGAGAGGGCCGTTATCACTCGGTTAATTTAGACCAACAGCTGCCCAAAATGGGGGAAGTGTTAGACGCCTACCTGACAGACCTGCACAGTAATACGGCCCCAGATGTCTTTATTGCCCATAGCCGCTGCGACCTTTGTCACTGGTTTAGTCAGTGCTATCAGTCAGCCCAAGAAACGCAACATCTGTCATTGCTGCCAGGCGTTACTCCGGCCCGCTACACCCATCTGCAATCTTTAAATCTGACGACGGTTGCTGACCTCGCCATGGCCCATTCTGCTCAGTTGGCCTATCTGCCTGGGTTTGGAGATGCGGTGGCAGAAAAACTGGTTCACCAAGCCCAAGCAACCCGATACAATCGGGCGATCGCCCGCACACGTACGACAACCCCAGAAGGCTTTGTCCTGACCCCAGACGATTTACCCACAGCGGATGTTGAGCTTTACTTTGACATCGAGGCGGCCCCCGATTTTGACCTGATTTACCTGCATGGGGTGCTCGTCGTTGATCACCGCACCCAAACAGAGCGATTTCATCCGTTATTAGCAGAGACTGTGGAGCAAGAACAGGCTGCTTGGGAGCAGTTTTTAGACCTCGTTTTGCAATACCCCCAGGCACCCATCTACCACTTCTGTCCCTATGAAGCGCAAACCGCACGTAAGTTGACTCAGCACTACGGCAGCCTCAACCCGACAGAGCTAGAGGCTCTCTTAGCCCGCTTTGTAGACATTCACTGGTGTGTGACGGAGGCCGTCACGCTACCGGTGGAGAGTTATGCGCTCAAACACATCGCCCGCTGGATTGGGTTTGAGTGGCGCGACAGCGAAGCGAACGGGGCTCAATCGATCTGTTGGTATAACGAGTGGCTAGCAACGGGCGATCGCACTTATTTAAACGCCATTTTGAGATACAACGAAGATGACTGCCGCGCCACTTATTACGTCAAACGCTGGTTAGCCGACTTTGCCACCCCCCATTGGCAAGCTGCAATACCCTCATATTTAACGGCCTCTGCCTAGGCAAAAAAATCTCTCAGAAAATGTTTGACAAAAGTTAGCTTCGCCAGCCAATATAGAGATCATCCTTCTTAAGGGCCTGTAGTTCAATTGGTTAGAGCACCGCCCTGTCACGGCGGAAGTTGCGGGTTCGAATCCCGTCAGGCCCGTTCAAAAAATTAAAGTTTTAGATTGAAACCTGCCTACTGGTTTAGCTTGTAGCTTTTCTACTAACGCTGTTGCGAATGTAGCCTGCTGCCACGACAAGACCCTTCCTCTGCACAGGTCATGTCAAGTCTGGATGCTTACCCTTATAGCCTTGTTCAGTTGAGTCCAGTACATCTGGGTCAAGACAGGGTCTAGGGTTTGGGGTCTAGGGTGTGCTTGATTAGCCTGCATACCGCTATCAATAAAGATCGTCAAAATCCTCGCAATTAAAGGATCGGTATCGCGGTCAACTAACAGGGCTGCATACCAAACTCCTGTCAGAACCGCAGGCTGCGGTTCTGACAGGAGTTTGGTTAGCCTGATTTGCGAGGAGACTTTCCCAACCTCTTGGCAGCTGTGACCTTGTTCGGTTACAGCAAATCCTGGTCAAGAGCCGCACAGGATTTGGGGTTTGGGGTGCGCATTCGGGACAGCCCCGGTGACTTAATGCCCCCTCTAATCAAGCTTCTCATTCATCATTCATCATTCATCATTCTGCCTTCTGCTTTCTGCCCTCTGCCTTCTGCTTACGCGTCAGGCTGGGGGATTGAGATATCGACCTGAGTCACGGGTTGATCAGGGGACAGGTTAGATAGAGGAGGCGTGATTTCAGCCGAATTACCGACAACCAAAATTACCAAGTCCTCAGGCTTCAGATGGGTTTGAGCAGCGGCTAACACATCCTCAGAGGTGATATCTGCAATAGCCTGACGAAACTGAAATACGAAATCTTGAGGATAGTCGTAGTATTCATAACGCACGAGGCGTGAGAGGGACTGCTCTGGGTTTTGGAAGTTAAAGACAAAACTGTTTAAGACAGAGTCTTTGGCTCTTGCTAGTTCTTCATCTGAGACAGGGGTTTCACGGATCTCTGCAATGCCCTGTTTAACCGACTGAATGAACGGAACTGTGGCCTCCGATCGCGTCTGCCCCCCGCCAATAAACAGCCCTGGATAATCGTAGCGAGCCGCCCAGAACGCATACACCACATACGCTAACCCCTGACGCGATCGCACCTCATTGAACAAACGCCCACCAAACCCGTTCAGCACTTCATTGAGAACCGACAAAGCCGCATAGTCAGGGCTATTCCGCTGCCCACCAATATGGCCAATTTGCACATAGCTCTGAGAAAGCTGGGGCTGATCGACCAAAAACACCCCCGCCTGGAGCTGGCTGGCCGAGGGCGTTGTTGACAGACTAGGGACATCGTTCGCAACTTGCCAATCCCCAAAGGCTTCCTCAATCAGCGCCTTCATTAAATCAGGTTCAAAGTCGCCAGCAATTGCAAGAATGATCTGATCAGGGCGTACCGAGGCTCGATAGAAGTTGATGATGTCGTCTCGGGAGATAGCGTCGAGCGTAGTGTGCTCTATCGTGCGAGCGTAGGGGCTGTTCGCACCATATACCAGCTTCCGGAACTCACGGGAGACAATTTCATCAGGATCGTCGTTACGACGATCAATCACCCCTCGATATTGATTTTTAAGAAACTCAATCTTGTCGGGGGCAAAGGCCGGACGCCGAACAACATCGGCAAAGATCCCAAACACCTCCTCCAAATCTTCGGTCAAGACGTTAAAGCTGGCCGTTCCTGTCGCGGTGTCTACTAAAGTTTCCACCGCGGCGGCCCGTTGCTCTAGGGCCAGGTTCAAGGCATCAGGGGCATAGGTTTCTGTCCCCCCCAGACGCATGGCATCTCCTGTGATCGTGCCTAACCCCGTTTGCCCATCGGGGGTCAAGCGCTCACCAGTGCGGAAGGTGGTACTGCCGCTGACTAAGGGCAGCTCATGGTCTTCCATCAGGTAAACAACTAAGCCATTGTCCAGTTCGTAGCGCTCATAGTCAGGAATCTGAATCTCCCTTAAGGGGGGGAATTCCAGTTCTGTGTAGTGGCGGGCCGTGACCGCATTGGCTGGAGACTGCCAGCTCAGTGCTAGTGCCCCCACCAGGGCAAAAACCCCCAGCAGCCAGGGCAGCCACCGCAGACGACGAACCTTTTTGAAAGAGTATGACCCAGGCATAGAGCTCTTCACCATTGGAATGGACACAGGATACAGGGACGCGATCGCTGAGGACGTTTTCAATCGCTTAAGATTCTTCGGCAGGAATCAGTTTGCCAACGGTGCGATTTTCAGACCGGAAGGTGGCCTGGGCAACTCGCTGGATATCTGCCAGCGTTACTGACTCGATGGTTTCTAATTGGGTGAAAACATTGCGCCAGGAGCCTGTCTTAGCCTCATATTCGGCCAGCAATGCAGCCATGCCAGCGTTAGAGTCTAGCCGTCGTAACAAGGCTGCGCGGGCCTGCGTTTTCACCCGCTCTAGCTCCTCTTCTGACACCGGCTCATTCACCAGTCGATCCAGTTGCTGGTGCATTGGCAGGGCAATGTCGTCGGGGGTATACCCCGGTGCGGTCACCCCGTATAGCAGCAACATGTTGGGATACTTGTCCCCAGGGAAGCCATTGACGCTGCCAATATCTAAAGCAATCTGCTGGTCTTCTACGAGATCGGTGTAAAGGCGCGACGTGCGACCGTTCACCAAAATACCCTCGATCAGGTTGTAGATGGGGTGGTCAGGATCGTTGATACTCGGGCGATGATAGCCTTCGATATACCAGGGTTGAGACGGCAAGGACAAGGTAAATTCCTTAGCCGCCGTTTGCTCAGGTTCTTCGATGGTGACATCAGCTGGTAGACTTCGGCTTTCGAAGCGCCCAAAGTAAACCTCTGCCATCGACTGCACTTCATCGGGATCAACATCTCCCACAATGACGCTAATCAGGTTGTTAGGGCCATAGTAAGCATCAAAAAAGCGTTGAACAGTATCTCGGGTCGCCACATACAGATCCTCCTCATACCCAATCACCGGACGACGGTAGGGGTGTTGCTCAAAGGCCTCTTCCAAGAAAACCTCAATCAGTTTGCCGATGGGAGAGTTGTCGACCCGCAGCCCCCGCTCTTCGAGAATGACGTCTTTTTCCTCATAAAATTCTCGGAACACGGGTTCTAAAAATCGTTCAGATTCTAGAGACATCCATAATTCCAGCTTGTTCGACGGCAGGCTGTAAAAGTAACGGGTTGCGTCTGCACCGGTGGTTGCATTGAGCCCTACCCCACCGGCCTGGTCTACGATTTGGCCATATTCATTTTGCTCAACATACTGAGCGGCCTCTGTCCGCAGGGCTTCTAACTGGGCCCGCAGCTCTTCAGCGTTTTCTGCCTGTCCGGCAGCTTCAGCCGCCAAGATTTGGTCAAACACCTCATCCAACTGACTTAACAACTGGCTCTCAGAGGCATAGTCACGCGTGCCAATGCGGGTCGTTCCCTTAAAGGCCAGATGTTCTAAATAATGGGCGGTGCCGGTTTCACCTTCAGCTTCATTTACAGCCCCCACATTGGCATAGAGCATGAAAGAAACGACCGGAGCCTGATGGCGCTCCAGCACAATGAATTTCATGCCGTTGTCGAGGGTGAATTCGTTAATCTGTTCGGCAACTTGATCCAGATAGGGTTGAATTGAAGTTGCTGCAGGTGTCGTGTCTCGGGCTAACGCTATCGTTGGCCACCCGATCAGCATTGTTATGCCGAACAACAATAGGCCAAGCAGCCCCACACCTCGTTTTAAGGCTGCACTTTCTCGAGAAAACCAGTGAGAAGGATTCATTGCGATCGCCCATCAGGATTCCTTACCAATTTCACCACAGCATCCTCTCCAGTGACCATGCCTGGGGGAAGATCTGTCGATAACAGCTGCGGCAACTTCTATAGAAAACTCAGGATGTCCGGTTTGACAGAAAGGGTTTCTATATAATGACCTTGCAGCCGGTGGGCTAGCGTCAGAACTTACATCCTGATTTAGCCTGCTGCTACTCCGTCAATGCTACATGCAGAGGGGGTTCCTTGACCCAGGCCCTTGAGTCCTCCAGCCTCCAACAATGGGGTCGTCGCCTTTTAGCGGCCATCCTGTTAGGGGGGCAGGTTGTGATTCATCTAATCTCTCGACCGCTCCACCGTCGCAACACTCTGGAGCAAATGGCAGCTGTGGGGCCAGAGTCCCTTCTCATTGCCCTATTGACGGCCAGTTTTGTGGGCATGGTCTTTACCATTCAGGTAACCCGGGAATTTATCAACTTTGGCGCTGGAACAGCGGTCGGCGGGGTGTTGGCCTTAACCTTGGCTCGTGAACTGGCCCCTGTGCTGACTGCAGTGATTTTAGCGGGTCGGGTCGGGTCCGCATTTGCCGCTGAAATCGGCACCATGAGGGTGACAGAGCAAATTGACGCGCTACAAATTCTCAAAACAGACCCGATTGATTACCTGGTCATTCCTCGGGTGGTTGCCTGCGCGCTCATGCTCCCGGTGCTGAACTTGCTGTCATTTATTACAGGCATGACCGGAGGCTTGTTGATTGCAACTAACCTCTACGGCATTTCTCAGAGTGTCTTTGTTGATTCTGCCCAAGGCTTTTTAAGCACCTGGGATCTGGTTTCGTCTCTGGTCAAATCCTTTGTGTTCGGCATTTTGATTGCCGTCATCGGGACTAGCTGGGGATTAACCACAACCGGGGGGGCTAAAGGAGTCGGGCAATCGACAACGACAGCGGTTGTCACTTCCCTATTGGCCATCTTTATCAGTAACTTTTTTCTTTCGTGGCTGATGTTTCAAGGAACAGGCAGTGCGCTGATGGGCAGCCTTTGATGCTTAACTCACCCCTTACAATGGAGTCAACCGAGAGGGCGCTCGATCAGACTGCGCAGCGCTTCATTGCTTTGGAATAAAAATCAACGTTTTGAGAAACCCGTGACTGTATCATCGACTGCCGAAACGACCATCCTCAAGCCGCGTTACGTGATCCCGATCGCCTTGATTGGGGCTGCAATTCCCTTGACGTTTCTACAAATCTGGGTGGCAGGGGTAATCTCGCTCTTTGGGCTGTTTTTGCTGTATCAAACCGCCTCTTTGCGCTTAGTCTTTACTGAAACGAATCTGGATATCTATCGGGGTGAGACGCGGATTCGTCGGTTTCCGTACCAAGAATGGCAAAACTGGGAAATCTTCTGGTCACCATTTCCCATTTTGTTCTACTTTCGAGAAACCCAAAGTATCCACTTTTTACCCATTTTGTTTAACTCCAATGAGCTGCGATCGCAGTTGGAGCAGCACTTTCCCAACAAGGCTGACTAACGGATCTTGTTTTTCTGTTGATTGAGATTGTTCCCTTATGCCTGCTGACGAATCCGCTTTTTCTAGTTCTGCCTCCAACCCCGGTCAGTCAACTCGCTCGTCGGCGTCTGCCTCAGCATCGCAACGAATTGAAGAACAGGTGCAAGCCAACCTGGGGCGGATGGTCAAGGAAGCCGTCAGTGAGTTAGAGCGTCGGAAGCGATCGCTAGAGCTAGAAATTGAAAAGCTAGAGCGCAGGCGCGATCGCATTGATGCAGAAATGCGGACCTCCTTTGCGGGGGCTTCCCAAGATTTAGCGATTCGCATCCAGAGCTTTAAGGAATATCTGGTCGGCAGTCTGCAAGATCTGGCCACTTCCGCAGAGCAGCTAGAGCTCGCCGCGCCTGCGCCCGCCCCAGCCCCTCGTCAAAGCCCGCCCCCAGTTGCAGAACCACCCCCTCAACCAGCTGCGAGTTCAGTTTCCTCCCGCTTTCTCCAAGATCCTGAGCGGATTCAGAGCTTGTTAGATCAGTATCGTTTACGTCCCGATTACTATGGCCCCGTTTGGCAACTAAGGCGAACTTTTGAGCCGATCCACGCCGACCGCGTTGCAGACTGGTTCTTTAATCAGGGCGGGCGGGGGGCCGTTAAAACCCTCAATAGTCGTTTGCAGAATGTTCTGGTTGCCTCCGCTGCAATTTCAGCGTTACAGACCATTCACGGCGATCGCCTGCGGGTGCTAATGCTGGCCAATAGCCCTGAGCGCCTGGGTGAGTGGCGACGAGGCTTTCAAGATTGCTTAGGGGTGTCTCGGGCAGATTTTGGCACTGGACGCGGCATTATGCTGTTTGAATCATCAGAGCCTTTGGCTCAGCGGGCAGAACGCCTACGGGACAATAACTACCTGCCCATCATCGTCATTGATGAGTCGGAAAACAAAATCAGCCTGTCTATTCTCCAGTTTCCCCTCTGGCTGGCCTTTGCCCCAGATCCCAACAACCCCACCTCAGATTTCTACGAGTTGTATTAACAACGCGCTTTATTCGTGATAAACAGCAGAGGTGTGAGCAATCACGCCTTTGCTGTTTATTGTGCCGTTGCGATAAATCGCGCCTTTGCACTTGATTCTGTCTGCCTCATTGGCTACTCCCCGACTTCAAAATCAGCAGTATACAGACTTTAAATCGTCTACCTGTCCCCCGACCTTTATGGAAAGACTCATCTCACTGTTCGGTCTCGGCGTCTTTATAGCCTTTGCCTATGCCCTCTCAGTCAATCGCCAAGAAGTGCGTTGGAAGCCGGTTCTCTGGGGTATTGCGCTGCAGCTAGGGCTGGCAATCTTTATCCTGCGAACGCCGATAGGGCTCGTGATGTTTCGCTGGCTTGGGGATCTGGTGACACAGTTTCTTGACTACACCGACGCCGGGGCATCCTTTGTGTTTGGCGAGAACTTCCAAGACTTCTTTTTCGCCTTTAAGGTGCTGCCCACGGTTATTTTCTTTTCGTCATTTGTCAACATCCTGTATCACTACAACGTTTTGCAGCGAGTAGTGCAGGCGGTAGCCTGGCTGATGATGCGAACCATGAAGACCTCTGGGGCAGAGTCGCTCTCGGCAGCCGCCAACATTTTTGTAGGCCAGACAGAAGCGCCCCTGGTGATCAAACCCTACATTAGTGTCCTGACGCTTTCTGAGCTGCATGCGGTGATGACTGGGGGCTTTGCGACGGTAGCGGGTAGCGTACTCGTGGCCTTCATCTCCTTTGGGGTCCCGGCAGAGCACCTGATTGCGGCATCGGTCATGTCTGCCCCAGCGGGGTTAGCCATCTCTAAACTGATGTATCCAGAAACTGAAAAAGGCACGGATGCCTCCCTTAATTTCACGCAAACTCGGGCGGCTAACGCCATTGATGCTGCGACCACAGGGGCTTTAGACGGGCTACGACTTGCCCTCAATATTGCAGCGATGATCATCGCATTTTTAGCCCTGCTGGCAGCCGTTAATGGCCTAGTGGGTTGGGTTGGGTCTCTCTTGAGGCTGCCCAATCTTTCCCTAGAGCTGATCTTGGCCTACTTACTCGCCCCGATTGCCTGGCTCATGGGCGTTCCCTGGGCTGACTGTGGTCAGATTGGGGTCTTATTGGGCAAAAAGACGATTCTCAATGAGTTCATTGCATATCTAGATCTGCAGCGGTTAATTGAAGGGTTTAGTGTCTTTCCAGGGCAGGAAGAGACCTCAGTAGCCGTCTCTGATCGAGCCGTGGTGATTGCCACCTATGCCCTCTGCGGCTTTGCCAACATTGGCTCCATCGGCATTCAAATTGGGGGCTTGGGTGGCATTGCCCCAGAGCGCCAGTCTGATCTCGCCAAAATTGGCGTCCGTGCCATGATTGGCGGAACCTTAGCCTGTTTTATGACCGCCGCGATCGCAGGGTTGCTGCTCTAGCCCAATCTATGGCTCTGTTCAGTTGAGTCCGGTACATCTTGGCTGAGACAGGGTCTAGGGTTTGGGGTCTAGGGTGTACTTGATCAGCCTGCATACCGCGATAGCTCCCTCTCCAAACCCTAGCGGTTAACAACCGACCGCAATGCCCTCTGGAAGAGGATTTACCATCTTTCATACGTAACCAAGATGTGCCGCACTCAACTAGAAAGAGCTATTTTTTGTGCCAACTAGCCGCGCGATCGCGAATTTCATCGAGTTCCCCCGGCTTCATTTTGTCTAGGTTTTTCAAAATAAAGCTCATGCGCCCTTGGGTCTGTAATTTCTCGCGATGGCGAGCTAAGAAATCCCAGTAAAAGAAATTAAACGGGCAGGCATCTTCCCCGGTACGCTGTTTGGGATTATAGCGACAGCCTTTGCAGTAGTCGCTCATGCGGTTTACGTAGTTGGCCGAAGCCGAGTAAGGTTTGGAGGCGAGCACGCCTCCATCGGCAAACAGGCCCATGCCCAATACATTGGTCTGCATGACCCAGTCATAGGCATCAATAAACACCGCGTGGAACCAGTTTTCAACCGCCTGCGGCTGTAGCCCGGCAATCAACGCAAAGTTGCTGAGAATCATCAACCGCTGAATGTGGTGGGCATATCCGGTGCGGGAGATCTGATCAATCACTTGGTGCAGGCAGTTCATCTCTGTCTCCCCGGTCCAGAAAAAATCGGGCAAGGGGCGATCGTGATCAAACCAGTTGCGCTGAAAATAATCCTCGTCCACATGCCAATAGAGCCCGCGCATATATTCTCGCCAGCCCAGCACCTGACGGATAAATCCTTCCACACTATTCAGCGGTAAGTCCTGCTCTTGGTAGGCTTTCTCCACCGCTGCAATCACTTCTTGCGGCTGCAACAGACCCAGATTGAGATAAGGAGACAGCAGCGCATGCCACATCGTGTCTTCCCCAGTGACCATGGCATCCTGGTAAGGCCCAAAGGTAGTGAGTCGAGTTTGAATGAAGTGATCCAGCACGGCGAGTGCTTGGTCACGGGTGACTGCCCAGTGAAAGGGGGTGGCTTCTCCAAAGGTAGGAAAGTCTGCTGCTGTCACCGTTTCAATCACCGCTTGGGTGATGTCATCGGGTGTAAAGGTTAAAGGCTCCGGAGTGTTGAGCTGACCTTTAGGGGGCTTGCGATTCTCTTTGTCAAAGTTCCACTGCCCCCCCACCGGGTCTTTTCCGGCCATTAACACTTCAAACCGTTTTCGCCCCTCCCGATAAAAGCTTTCCATCAGTAGGCTTTTGCGCTGGCTAGCCCAGGTGTCAAAGGCTTCTACACTCCAGAGAAAGTGGTTGTTAGGCAAAATTTCGAGGTCGCAAGGCAACTCCAGATCCTTAAGGAACTGGGCAAAGGGGCGATCGCTCGGGGCCATCACCTGCAAGGTTGTAATATCGTGGTCTGCTATCCACTGACGCAGGGGCGTCTCAAAGTCCCTGGCTCGCGCATAGGTTACCGGCCATTTTGCGTCCTTTAATTCGGCAGCAAAGTGGCGCATGGCAGACCAGACAAGAATTAATTTTTGTTGATGATATCGTCGCTGCTGCCCGTGCTGATATGACTCGATCAAAATAACAGGCGTTTGGTGACGACGTTCCTGTTGCCCTGCCAAGGCGGCCTGCCCTGGCCAGAGCTGATCTCCTAAAACCCAAACACCAACGGTCATTACACTGCCTCTGCCAGTTTCTGAATTTATTGTGACGAGTTTTTGCGATCGCGGCAGCCCAGGGTTCATCTGTTGATCTGAATTTGTACCGAGTGCGTTGCAACAAATAACGGGAATTTTTAGTTAGGTGTAGATCACCATGGTAAAAATTGAGGCAGCTTCAGCGATGTCTTGCCCATGACAATGGGGAGATTTCCCATACACTTGAGGCATCAAGGCCACAAAAGGTAACTGCAGGACGAGGGATTGAGCCGCAGGCATTCATTAAGCCGCAGGCATTATAAGTTAAGGTTTTTATGGCTAACGATGTTGCTCGGGCTCAGATAGCTTCGGAGTTGCCGTTGCGTCGCACTGGAAGGTAGACATATGGTCAAAGTAGTGTCTGTCCACTCCTTTCGAGGAGGCACCGGCAAATCAAATACGACGGCTAATTTAGCGGCAACGGTTGCGATGCGGGGGCATCGCGTGGGTATTGTCGATACTGATATTCAGTCTCCTGGCATTCATGTGTTGTTTGGCTTTGATGAAAGCCGCATGAATCTATCACTCAATGATTATCTCTGGGGTCGCTGCTCAGTTGAAGAAGCGGCTTACGACGTTAGTCATGTTTTGCAAGGCAAAGGGACCGCAGAGAGTGCTATTTACCTGATTCCCTCTAGCTTGAAAGCAGGAGAAATTGCACGGGTTTTGCGGGAAGGCTACGACGTCGGTTTACTCAATGACGGCTTCCAGGATTTGATCCAGCAGCTCAATTTGGATTTCCTGTTCATTGATACCCATCCAGGGCTTAATGAGGAAACGCTGCTTTCTATTACGATTTCGGACGTGCTGCTGTTGATTATGCGACCCGATCGCCAGGATTTTCAGGGCACTGCGGTGACGGTGGATATTGCTCGCCGCCTGGAAGTGCCCAAAATGCTGATGATGGTTAATAAGGCGCTCTCTTCCTTTGATTTTGACGCGCTCAAATCAGAGGTGCAGACAACGTATGGGGCTCCTGTGGCGGCGATTTTGCCCTTAACCGAGGAGATGATTCAACTCGGCAGTAGCGATATTTTTTGCCTGCGCTTTCCGGATCATTCCCTCAGTCAGATTTATGCCAGTGTTGCTGGGCTGTTAATGCATTAGCGATCGCCCCTTAACCGCGTTTGCAGACTCCTGAAGCGATACCTAGAATGATGACTAAAAGGGGAAACAACACGGGTTCTCTCCCCAAGGGTGAAGTGAGCTAAGCTGACTGAGTACGATAGCCATCAGTAATCTGTAAGTAAGTAAAGGATCTTCCTGTGCTAACTCGGACATCTCTTCTCTCTGCAGTCGCCGCCTTGGGCATATGGGGGGTAGCCACCCCAGCCCTGGGGCAAGCCTTATTGCCCTATGTCCTGCCCCTTGACTATGAGCGTTTAGAAGAGCAGGGGCTTGCTCTGGCCCAAGAAGCAGCACAGCTTGCCCAGATCCAACAAGATGATTTGGCGTTGGCCCAAGCACAACTGGCGGCTCAACTTGCCCCCGACAACGCAGCGGTGTGGGGGTTGCTGGGTAGCCTATATCTTCAGTT is drawn from Leptolyngbya sp. SIO1E4 and contains these coding sequences:
- a CDS encoding MinD/ParA family protein gives rise to the protein MVKVVSVHSFRGGTGKSNTTANLAATVAMRGHRVGIVDTDIQSPGIHVLFGFDESRMNLSLNDYLWGRCSVEEAAYDVSHVLQGKGTAESAIYLIPSSLKAGEIARVLREGYDVGLLNDGFQDLIQQLNLDFLFIDTHPGLNEETLLSITISDVLLLIMRPDRQDFQGTAVTVDIARRLEVPKMLMMVNKALSSFDFDALKSEVQTTYGAPVAAILPLTEEMIQLGSSDIFCLRFPDHSLSQIYASVAGLLMH
- a CDS encoding cryptochrome/photolyase family protein, with product MTVGVWVLGDQLWPGQAALAGQQERRHQTPVILIESYQHGQQRRYHQQKLILVWSAMRHFAAELKDAKWPVTYARARDFETPLRQWIADHDITTLQVMAPSDRPFAQFLKDLELPCDLEILPNNHFLWSVEAFDTWASQRKSLLMESFYREGRKRFEVLMAGKDPVGGQWNFDKENRKPPKGQLNTPEPLTFTPDDITQAVIETVTAADFPTFGEATPFHWAVTRDQALAVLDHFIQTRLTTFGPYQDAMVTGEDTMWHALLSPYLNLGLLQPQEVIAAVEKAYQEQDLPLNSVEGFIRQVLGWREYMRGLYWHVDEDYFQRNWFDHDRPLPDFFWTGETEMNCLHQVIDQISRTGYAHHIQRLMILSNFALIAGLQPQAVENWFHAVFIDAYDWVMQTNVLGMGLFADGGVLASKPYSASANYVNRMSDYCKGCRYNPKQRTGEDACPFNFFYWDFLARHREKLQTQGRMSFILKNLDKMKPGELDEIRDRAASWHKK